One window of the Candidatus Dependentiae bacterium genome contains the following:
- a CDS encoding APC family permease, translating to MAQHHKLSLFAAVLININIMIGAGVFINTTELAQWAGALGVLSYVIIGIIMLPLILSISRLLILHPTGGFYVFGSKEINQFVGFLAAWSYFIGKLGSATIMIHVSVLFLQKILPFLAQLHPFVLDFSFLSTFILCNMLNVKTGSQLQAIFTILKLTPIFFLAIFGLFLFKGNNFSSSYRIWEGIPFTIPLVLFSILGFEAACSLSSRIENPEKNASRAVLISYGIVIFIYCIYQFVAFGALAPNILHYLDYRSIFPGLIGKLFPHASYTQTLVNMFHIAIASSALSGSYSIIFSNTWNIYTLAEHKHLFFSSWFTSLNRHHIPWLCVLTEGLVCTIHLLVTQGAQVPLQLTGSLGCTIAYTLSILALLAAKKNYPQLRINMFIPALGLCSCLLLLSSCIYTMYYAGLTALISLISLIIIGIIMFFTSNQHAPVNVASK from the coding sequence ATGGCACAACATCACAAATTATCATTGTTTGCTGCGGTCTTAATCAATATCAATATTATGATTGGCGCAGGGGTTTTTATTAATACCACAGAACTTGCACAATGGGCTGGAGCATTGGGTGTATTGAGCTATGTAATTATTGGCATTATCATGCTTCCACTCATTCTTTCAATTTCTCGATTACTTATTTTGCACCCGACAGGAGGATTTTATGTATTTGGTAGTAAAGAAATAAATCAATTTGTTGGATTTTTAGCTGCATGGAGTTATTTCATTGGAAAATTGGGATCAGCTACCATCATGATCCATGTATCTGTTTTGTTTCTACAAAAAATACTGCCTTTCTTGGCTCAGCTACATCCATTTGTACTAGATTTTAGTTTTTTAAGCACCTTTATACTATGCAATATGTTGAATGTTAAAACAGGCAGCCAATTACAGGCGATATTTACAATTCTTAAGTTGACTCCTATTTTTTTCCTTGCCATATTTGGCCTCTTTTTATTTAAAGGAAATAATTTTTCATCATCATATCGTATATGGGAAGGCATTCCATTCACCATTCCACTTGTACTTTTTAGCATTTTAGGATTTGAAGCCGCCTGTTCATTGAGCAGTAGAATTGAAAATCCAGAAAAAAACGCATCTCGTGCCGTGTTAATTTCTTACGGCATTGTTATTTTTATTTACTGTATATACCAGTTCGTTGCTTTCGGAGCACTTGCACCCAATATTCTCCATTATTTAGACTATCGTTCAATATTTCCAGGGCTCATAGGTAAATTATTTCCTCATGCATCTTATACACAAACACTAGTCAATATGTTCCACATTGCCATTGCTTCATCTGCACTTAGTGGAAGCTACAGTATTATTTTTAGTAACACATGGAACATATACACGCTCGCAGAACATAAACATTTATTTTTTAGCTCATGGTTTACTTCATTAAACCGCCATCACATCCCATGGCTATGTGTACTAACAGAAGGACTTGTGTGCACCATACATTTATTAGTTACTCAAGGGGCACAGGTACCTCTACAATTGACTGGTTCTCTTGGATGCACAATTGCCTATACACTTAGCATACTTGCACTACTAGCAGCAAAAAAAAATTATCCTCAATTGCGTATTAACATGTTTATTCCAGCACTTGGCTTATGTAGCTGTTTATTACTGTTATCCTCATGCATATACACAATGTACTATGCAGGACTTACGGCACTTATTTCACTTATAAGCCTAATAATAATTGGTATTATTATGTTCTTTACGAGTAATCAACATGCACCAGTTAACGTAGCTTCAAAGTAA
- a CDS encoding RNA methyltransferase — protein sequence MKTISSRQNSIIKHITQLHLTKYRTAHREFIAEGLRVCSTLIKAGQELKNLLVTTSMLTDAQKLVSDDHITQVTDEVMTKISTTKSPSGILGVFVMPTTPPLNQLGSGAVLAHITDPGNMGTLIRTSAAMGKKTVVVIEGVDPWSPKVIHASAGTIGLVHIFQMSWNQLIQHKKNLSLCALVVSNGQPPAEVDLKNTLLVIGNEAHGIPEDWVQQCDIRLTLPMPGKTESLNAAVAGSIALYLAFAP from the coding sequence ATGAAAACTATTTCATCTCGCCAAAATTCAATAATTAAACATATTACCCAATTACATTTGACAAAATACCGTACGGCGCATCGAGAATTCATAGCAGAAGGATTGCGTGTGTGCAGCACATTGATTAAAGCAGGACAAGAACTTAAAAATTTATTGGTCACTACATCTATGCTAACAGATGCTCAAAAATTAGTATCAGATGATCATATCACGCAAGTAACTGATGAAGTAATGACAAAAATAAGCACTACAAAAAGCCCCAGTGGTATACTTGGCGTATTTGTTATGCCAACTACACCACCGCTCAATCAATTAGGATCCGGAGCCGTACTAGCTCACATAACTGATCCAGGCAACATGGGAACTTTAATTCGTACCTCTGCTGCAATGGGGAAAAAAACAGTAGTCGTCATAGAAGGAGTTGATCCATGGAGTCCAAAAGTTATACATGCAAGTGCCGGAACCATTGGACTGGTACACATTTTTCAAATGAGTTGGAATCAATTAATTCAACACAAAAAAAATTTATCTTTATGTGCTCTTGTCGTATCTAATGGCCAACCACCTGCTGAGGTTGACCTCAAAAACACCTTATTAGTAATCGGTAATGAAGCACATGGCATTCCCGAGGACTGGGTACAACAATGCGACATACGCCTTACTCTACCAATGCCCGGCAAGACCGAAAGTTTAAACGCTGCCGTTGCTGGTTCCATTGCCCTTTATCTCGCGTTTGCCCCATAG